GGGAACTGGCGTCCGAGATAACGGAGTCTCTCGGAAAGCTTTCAATCAGTTATGAGATCATATTCGTTGATGACGGCAGCAGAGACGGTTCTTTTGAAGAGATAAAAACCCTCGCCTCAACCGACTCCCGTATTATCGGAATCCGGTTCAGGAGAAATTATGGAAAATCCGCAGCGCTGTCGGAGGGCTTTGAAATTTCGAGGGGTAATATCGTGGTGACTATGGACGCCGACCTTCAGGACGACCCTGCCGAACTTCCCGCCATGATTGAAAAGTTGAATGAAGGATATGACGTTATTTCCGGGTGGAAAAAGAACAGAAAAGACCCCTTGACGAAAAAAATTCCAAGCAGGCTTTTCAACTTCGTTACCCGGTTGATGTCCGGCGTCAGAATACATGATTTCAACTGCGGATTGAAAATATATAAAGCCGACGTCGTCAAAACGGTCAGAGTTTACGGTGAACTGCACAGGTATATCCCGGTACTTGCCAAATGGGCGGGATTCAGGGTCGGAGAGTTGGTAGTAAATCACCGGAGCCGTAAATACGGGAGCACCAAATTCGGTGCGAGCCGCTTTTTCAAGGGTTTTCTGGACTTGCTAACGGTAATGTTCCTCGGGAAGTATAATAAGAACC
The DNA window shown above is from Candidatus Neomarinimicrobiota bacterium and carries:
- a CDS encoding glycosyltransferase family 2 protein, yielding MKSSAVDLSILIPLYNERESIRELASEITESLGKLSISYEIIFVDDGSRDGSFEEIKTLASTDSRIIGIRFRRNYGKSAALSEGFEISRGNIVVTMDADLQDDPAELPAMIEKLNEGYDVISGWKKNRKDPLTKKIPSRLFNFVTRLMSGVRIHDFNCGLKIYKADVVKTVRVYGELHRYIPVLAKWAGFRVGELVVNHRSRKYGSTKFGASRFFKGFLDLLTVMFLGKYNKNPLHFFGILGGILFFIGLLINGYLTYQWFGGIWIGNRPILFLGILMMIVGIQFVSLGLLAEMIAAGKDRENYSVSEKIGVDSEN